Proteins found in one Nocardia brasiliensis ATCC 700358 genomic segment:
- a CDS encoding MarR family winged helix-turn-helix transcriptional regulator, whose amino-acid sequence MQNEVGGEIADALGVLLRRATRVQLYKRLTADMGEALDEWTYPVLSAVARIGPRSAADLASEVGLDRSGVTRRASRLEQAGLLRREPDPVDRRATLLVLTRQGERAVDELRRRLAAHITASLTAWPPGEAEAFARGLSRFITEGPFE is encoded by the coding sequence ATGCAGAACGAGGTAGGAGGCGAGATCGCCGACGCGCTGGGTGTGTTGCTCAGGCGCGCTACGCGAGTCCAGCTGTACAAGAGGCTGACCGCCGACATGGGTGAAGCGCTGGACGAATGGACCTACCCGGTCTTGAGCGCGGTGGCCAGGATCGGCCCTCGCAGCGCAGCCGACCTGGCCTCGGAGGTGGGGCTCGATCGCTCCGGTGTCACGCGCCGCGCCTCCAGGCTGGAACAGGCCGGGCTGCTCCGCCGTGAACCCGACCCCGTCGACCGCCGCGCGACCCTGCTGGTCCTCACTCGGCAGGGTGAACGTGCGGTAGACGAACTACGTCGCCGTCTGGCCGCGCATATCACGGCAAGTCTCACGGCCTGGCCGCCGGGTGAAGCCGAGGCATTCGCTCGCGGCCTCAGCCGGTTCATCACCGAAGGTCCCTTCGAGTGA
- a CDS encoding flavodoxin family protein, which yields MKAVLVCKSKYHGNTKKVADVIADVLQARVVDPADITAADLSAYDVVGFGSGIHLQKFYPELLEFVATLPTGQRGKAFVFASSGFKDSGPTAFSAPLVKLLQEKGFEVIDTFSSRALDTFAPFKIFGGIRKGRPNAADLDAAREFAAGLRARHGTIS from the coding sequence ATGAAGGCCGTTCTCGTGTGCAAGTCGAAGTACCACGGCAACACCAAGAAGGTCGCCGACGTGATCGCCGACGTGCTGCAAGCGCGGGTTGTCGATCCGGCGGACATCACTGCTGCCGACCTCTCCGCTTATGACGTGGTGGGCTTCGGTTCCGGCATTCACCTCCAGAAGTTCTATCCGGAGCTGTTGGAGTTCGTTGCGACCTTGCCGACGGGGCAGCGCGGCAAAGCATTCGTGTTCGCGTCCAGCGGTTTCAAGGATTCCGGACCGACCGCCTTCTCCGCACCTCTGGTCAAACTGTTGCAGGAGAAGGGCTTCGAGGTGATCGATACGTTCTCGAGCCGGGCGCTGGACACCTTCGCACCGTTCAAGATCTTCGGTGGTATCCGGAAGGGGCGGCCCAACGCCGCCGATCTGGATGCTGCGCGTGAATTCGCCGCCGGACTGCGCGCGCGCCACGGCACCATTTCCTGA
- a CDS encoding nuclear transport factor 2 family protein, whose product MSQTDIRTALTDLLFTPDLDLHEATDRHFAPDYRQRTDGEWADREGFVEHIAHLRTIVATGSVEVHDELYDGARYADRHTVEITKTDGSTVRTEVYVFGEFAPDGRFSRIEETTLMLHGSEADRNLGSAR is encoded by the coding sequence ATGAGCCAGACCGATATCCGTACCGCCCTCACCGACCTGCTGTTCACCCCCGACCTCGACCTGCACGAGGCCACCGACCGGCACTTCGCCCCCGACTACCGTCAACGTACCGACGGCGAGTGGGCCGACCGCGAGGGGTTTGTCGAGCACATCGCCCACCTGCGCACGATCGTGGCCACCGGATCTGTCGAGGTCCATGACGAGCTATACGACGGCGCCCGCTACGCCGATCGCCACACCGTCGAGATCACCAAGACGGACGGATCGACCGTTCGCACGGAGGTCTACGTTTTCGGCGAGTTCGCGCCCGACGGGCGCTTCAGCCGCATCGAGGAAACCACGCTGATGCTCCACGGCTCCGAAGCGGACCGAAACCTCGGCAGCGCCCGCTGA
- a CDS encoding ArsR/SmtB family transcription factor, with amino-acid sequence MVAKNRVGPEADALDLGAVLRALADEHRRAVMTELAADRSDSERGCNSFDLPISKQTQTHHFRVLREAGLIDEIDYGNRKGIRLRRADIEKRFPGLLALLKAESRGGTTGVR; translated from the coding sequence GTGGTCGCGAAGAACCGGGTCGGGCCGGAAGCCGATGCGCTGGATCTGGGTGCGGTGTTGCGCGCCCTCGCCGACGAGCACCGTCGTGCGGTGATGACGGAGTTGGCCGCAGACCGCAGTGACAGCGAACGGGGCTGCAACTCGTTCGATCTTCCGATCTCGAAACAAACCCAGACCCACCACTTCCGGGTCCTGCGCGAGGCGGGCCTCATCGACGAGATCGACTACGGCAACCGCAAGGGCATCCGCCTACGCCGCGCGGACATCGAGAAGAGGTTTCCCGGGCTGCTCGCACTCCTGAAAGCGGAGTCCCGAGGTGGAACGACAGGCGTGCGCTGA
- a CDS encoding NAD(P)/FAD-dependent oxidoreductase: MRVSSKQAKVVVLGGGYAGVAAATRLARANTAVTLVNPRAEFVERIRLHQYVAGNHAAVSPMRNHLPETVEFRHDTAGVIDAQARRVELLDSGTLEYDYLVYAVGSRAGRTGISGAAESAVSVSTWEDAVAARQRLDTLPDGATVTVVGGGLTGIETAAELNELDRFAVRLISSGSLGATLNTHAQNRLRRYFREAGVLVIENTRVVEIFTDKLVLDDGRHLGSELTLVTTAFQAPELAAGSGLATTATGALQVTETLVSTSASTIVGAGDGCAFAAQPLRMSAQAANPTGVHAADTVLALIAGREPKPVRRKYVGQAMSLGRHNALIQTSDLADRPRRPVLTGRVAATIKEQICSATLGFGHFGPLRYSWSWPIGR; this comes from the coding sequence ATGAGGGTTTCGTCGAAACAGGCGAAGGTGGTCGTGCTCGGCGGAGGCTACGCGGGTGTCGCGGCCGCCACCCGGCTGGCCCGGGCGAATACCGCGGTGACGCTGGTCAATCCGCGGGCAGAATTCGTCGAGCGGATCAGATTGCACCAGTACGTCGCGGGTAATCATGCTGCGGTGTCGCCGATGCGCAACCATCTGCCCGAAACGGTCGAATTCCGGCACGACACCGCCGGAGTCATCGATGCGCAGGCCCGTAGGGTCGAATTGCTCGATTCAGGGACTCTCGAATACGACTACCTGGTCTATGCCGTGGGCAGCCGCGCGGGCCGCACCGGGATCTCCGGTGCCGCCGAATCGGCTGTGTCGGTGTCCACTTGGGAGGATGCGGTCGCGGCCCGGCAACGATTGGACACCCTGCCGGACGGTGCGACCGTCACGGTGGTCGGCGGCGGGCTGACCGGTATCGAAACCGCGGCCGAACTCAACGAACTGGATCGCTTCGCGGTGCGGCTGATCAGCTCCGGCTCGCTGGGTGCCACACTGAATACCCACGCGCAGAACCGGTTACGGCGATACTTCCGCGAGGCCGGTGTGCTCGTCATCGAAAACACCCGGGTGGTCGAGATCTTCACCGACAAACTCGTCCTCGACGACGGCCGTCACCTCGGCAGCGAACTCACCCTGGTGACAACGGCTTTCCAGGCACCGGAGCTGGCCGCGGGCAGTGGGCTGGCCACCACGGCCACCGGTGCCCTGCAGGTTACCGAAACCCTCGTCAGCACCAGCGCTTCGACCATCGTCGGCGCCGGTGACGGCTGTGCTTTCGCGGCACAACCGCTGCGGATGAGCGCCCAGGCCGCCAATCCGACCGGCGTGCACGCCGCCGACACCGTGCTGGCGCTGATCGCCGGCCGCGAACCGAAACCGGTGCGCCGCAAATACGTCGGCCAGGCGATGAGCCTGGGCCGCCACAATGCCCTGATCCAGACGTCAGATCTGGCCGACCGACCGCGCCGCCCGGTGCTGACCGGTCGCGTGGCCGCCACCATAAAGGAACAGATCTGCAGCGCCACATTGGGTTTCGGTCACTTCGGGCCGCTGCGCTACAGCTGGTCCTGGCCGATCGGCCGATAG
- a CDS encoding FAD-dependent monooxygenase: protein MKKREVLIVGAGIAGPALAYRLSQHGFRPTVVEQAPQLRSGGSAVVVQGPAIPVAERMGILPQLRELATRNRSLTLLDPDGRRILQLPLTSDEAPTVEVTRADLSAVLHRSARPEAEFLFDDTVTALDQDGGGVDVTFRRSAPRRFDLVVGADGMHSTVRRLVFGPERQFVRDLGLYGATVPLAPDAIEDPTEMTMLTVPNRMLVVHPSRTTPLAIFTFRAAPPAPHARKNIALHKQIVADVYADMCWRAPEFVAAYLDHPAPYFDPLTTVRMPSWSRGRVVLLGDAAAATALLGDGSSMAMTGAYALADELAAHPDDHARAFAAYESRLRREVGPRQRRVGLVSRLMVPRTRPGLVLRNTVARAVGRTSRIAPRETANR, encoded by the coding sequence ATGAAGAAGCGCGAAGTGCTGATAGTCGGTGCCGGAATCGCGGGGCCCGCACTCGCATACCGGCTCTCCCAGCATGGATTTCGGCCGACGGTCGTCGAACAGGCCCCGCAGTTGCGCTCCGGCGGTAGCGCGGTCGTCGTGCAGGGGCCCGCGATCCCGGTCGCCGAACGTATGGGCATCCTCCCGCAGCTGCGGGAACTCGCCACGCGCAACCGGTCGCTGACCCTGCTCGACCCCGACGGCAGGCGAATCCTGCAGCTTCCGCTCACCTCGGACGAGGCCCCGACGGTCGAGGTGACCCGAGCCGACCTGTCCGCGGTGCTCCACCGGTCGGCGCGACCCGAGGCCGAGTTCTTGTTCGACGACACGGTCACCGCCCTCGACCAGGACGGCGGCGGCGTCGATGTCACCTTCCGGCGGTCCGCGCCACGACGTTTCGACCTCGTGGTCGGTGCGGACGGGATGCACTCCACGGTAAGGAGACTGGTATTCGGACCCGAGCGGCAGTTCGTGCGCGATCTGGGTCTGTACGGCGCGACCGTCCCGCTGGCACCCGACGCCATCGAGGACCCGACCGAGATGACGATGCTGACCGTGCCGAACCGGATGCTGGTCGTGCACCCGTCACGAACCACGCCGCTCGCGATCTTCACTTTCCGGGCCGCACCCCCGGCACCCCACGCCCGCAAGAACATCGCACTGCACAAGCAGATCGTGGCCGACGTCTACGCCGACATGTGTTGGCGGGCACCGGAATTCGTAGCGGCGTACCTCGACCACCCGGCTCCGTACTTCGACCCCCTGACCACCGTCCGGATGCCTTCGTGGTCCCGCGGGCGGGTCGTCCTGCTCGGGGACGCGGCGGCGGCGACAGCCCTGCTGGGCGACGGATCCAGCATGGCGATGACGGGCGCGTACGCCCTCGCGGACGAGCTCGCCGCCCATCCCGATGACCACGCCCGAGCCTTCGCCGCCTACGAATCGCGACTGCGCCGTGAAGTAGGCCCACGGCAACGACGCGTCGGCCTGGTCTCCCGGCTCATGGTGCCCCGCACCCGGCCAGGGCTCGTGCTGCGCAACACGGTGGCCCGCGCGGTCGGCCGCACCAGCCGGATCGCCCCGCGCGAAACAGCCAACCGGTAA